The following are from one region of the bacterium genome:
- a CDS encoding GDP-L-fucose synthase has translation MELSGKKILLTGGDGFLGRFVQKELVRNGVDKNDIRIPHYIDNDLRVMENCVAAVEGIDLVIHLAASVGGIGFNRRNPGVLFYDNIIMGAHLMEAARREGVGKFIQIGTVCAYPKFTPVPFREESLWDGYPEETNAPYGIAKKALLVQAQAYRQQYGLNAIYLLPVNLYGPGDNFDLEDSHVIPALIRKCVEAKESGSKEITVWGSGEPTREFLYVEDCARGIVMAARAYDGSEPVNLGSGVEICIKDLVNLIARLTGFTGEVIWNSAMPDGQPRRCLDTTRASGFGFKAQVLFEEGLAETVRWYSENRSRLR, from the coding sequence ATGGAACTTAGCGGAAAGAAAATACTCCTGACCGGCGGCGACGGCTTCCTGGGCCGGTTCGTCCAGAAAGAGCTGGTCAGGAACGGTGTCGATAAAAATGACATCCGGATCCCGCACTACATCGATAACGACCTGCGCGTGATGGAGAACTGCGTCGCGGCTGTGGAAGGAATAGACCTCGTCATTCACCTCGCGGCCAGCGTCGGAGGGATCGGGTTCAACAGGCGTAACCCGGGTGTGCTGTTTTACGACAACATCATCATGGGGGCCCATCTCATGGAGGCGGCTCGCCGGGAGGGGGTCGGGAAGTTCATCCAGATCGGTACGGTATGCGCCTATCCCAAGTTCACTCCGGTTCCGTTCAGGGAGGAGAGCCTGTGGGACGGCTATCCCGAAGAAACGAACGCGCCATACGGGATCGCGAAAAAAGCGCTCCTGGTGCAGGCGCAGGCTTACAGGCAGCAGTACGGTCTTAACGCCATCTACCTTCTTCCCGTCAACCTGTACGGCCCCGGGGACAATTTCGATCTGGAAGATTCCCACGTTATCCCGGCGCTGATCCGCAAATGTGTCGAGGCGAAAGAGTCCGGATCCAAGGAGATCACGGTCTGGGGTTCGGGTGAACCAACCCGGGAGTTTCTCTATGTCGAGGATTGCGCAAGGGGGATCGTCATGGCAGCGCGAGCCTATGACGGGTCCGAACCGGTCAACCTTGGTTCCGGTGTGGAGATCTGTATAAAAGACCTCGTCAACCTCATTGCCAGGTTGACCGGTTTTACCGGTGAGGTCATCTGGAACAGCGCCATGCCTGACGGGCAGCCTCGACGTTGTCTCGATACCACAAGAGCTTCCGGCTTCGGTTTCAAGGCGCAGGTCCTGTTCGAGGAGGGACTGGCTGAAACGGTGCGCTGGTACAGCGAGAACAGGAGCCGTTTACGATGA
- a CDS encoding mannose-1-phosphate guanylyltransferase/mannose-6-phosphate isomerase, translated as MNALYALVLAGGSGVRLWPVSRQLAPKQFINLMGELTLFQQTVKRMETRVSADRMVFVTSREHEGAIRDQLRGYLGSGRAEKVVVVGEPAGRNTAPAVLLGARIVSRQNPDAVMLVAPSDHVILDSCAFADAVDESMSAAARGMIVTFGIKPTRPETGYGYIRIGDQAGKVFKVDRFEEKPDAARAEVLSSDRRYLWNSGIFLFSVRTIMEEARKHLPELMDALDGIDPGDLAGLDECYGKLQAVSLDHGIMEKTDRAAVKPVSMGWSDLGSWDSYYEMNDKDMFGNVVTGDAVSLDNEGCLVAAGSRLLGVVGMKDTIIVQTEDATLLCPRGRSQEVRRVVEHLAGTGRAESMIHPTVVRPWGEYTVLIDQGRYKVKRLTVAPGQKMSLQKHERRSEHWVMVSGEVAVVRGDENLLLKPNEGVTIPVGMLHRIENPGPEPAELVEVQLGEYVGEDDIVRYDDDYGRVKESPKPKVQRGNLRPWNGEPEAR; from the coding sequence ATGAACGCCCTTTACGCTCTCGTCCTGGCCGGCGGTTCCGGGGTCCGCCTGTGGCCGGTGAGCCGCCAATTGGCGCCCAAGCAGTTCATCAACCTGATGGGGGAACTCACCTTGTTCCAGCAGACGGTCAAAAGGATGGAAACCAGGGTGTCGGCCGACAGGATGGTTTTCGTGACCTCACGGGAGCACGAGGGAGCGATCCGGGACCAGCTCCGCGGTTATCTCGGCTCAGGGCGCGCTGAAAAGGTCGTCGTTGTGGGTGAACCGGCAGGCCGTAACACGGCTCCGGCTGTCCTGCTGGGCGCCCGGATCGTTTCCCGGCAAAACCCCGACGCTGTCATGCTGGTGGCCCCTTCCGACCACGTCATCCTCGACTCATGTGCCTTCGCGGACGCCGTGGATGAATCCATGTCCGCCGCTGCCAGGGGGATGATCGTGACTTTCGGGATAAAACCCACGAGGCCTGAGACAGGTTACGGCTATATAAGGATCGGCGACCAGGCCGGCAAGGTCTTCAAGGTCGACAGGTTCGAGGAGAAACCGGACGCGGCAAGGGCTGAGGTTCTTTCCAGCGACAGAAGATACCTCTGGAACAGCGGCATCTTCCTTTTTTCCGTCAGGACCATCATGGAGGAGGCCCGGAAACACCTCCCGGAGTTGATGGACGCCCTGGACGGGATCGACCCGGGCGATCTTGCCGGACTGGACGAATGCTACGGGAAGCTCCAGGCTGTTTCCCTGGATCACGGGATCATGGAGAAAACTGACCGTGCTGCCGTCAAACCTGTTTCCATGGGTTGGAGCGATCTTGGAAGCTGGGATTCCTACTACGAGATGAACGATAAGGACATGTTCGGCAACGTGGTCACCGGTGACGCCGTCAGTCTTGACAACGAGGGGTGCCTCGTCGCCGCCGGGAGCCGTTTACTGGGTGTTGTGGGGATGAAAGACACCATCATCGTCCAGACGGAAGACGCCACACTGCTCTGTCCCAGGGGCCGCTCCCAGGAAGTCCGGCGTGTCGTCGAGCACCTCGCGGGAACGGGACGGGCCGAAAGCATGATCCACCCCACGGTGGTTCGTCCCTGGGGAGAATATACGGTCCTCATCGATCAAGGCCGGTACAAGGTGAAGAGGCTCACTGTGGCCCCTGGACAGAAGATGAGCCTTCAGAAGCACGAGCGAAGATCCGAGCACTGGGTGATGGTGAGCGGGGAGGTCGCGGTCGTCAGGGGAGATGAGAACCTCTTGCTGAAACCCAACGAGGGGGTGACCATCCCCGTGGGTATGCTGCACCGGATCGAGAACCCGGGACCGGAACCGGCTGAACTCGTGGAGGTTCAACTGGGCGAGTACGTGGGTGAGGACGACATTGTCCGGTATGACGACGATTATGGAAGGGTTAAAGAAAGTCCAAAGCCCAAGGTCCAAAGGGGAAACCTTCGACCATGGAACGGGGAGCCTGAGGCGCGTTAG
- a CDS encoding phosphomannomutase/phosphoglucomutase: MDNSFPFHIFRKYDIRGRFGTDISRQVAARIGYAFTVLCRERTGSGSPLISVGMDARVHSPAVREAFAAGVGQAGGRWVDLGLCPTPLVYYSAFTLDTDGFAMVTASHNPPPDNGFKLGIGKNTIHSGDIKQLGQEASGSPDLPDTSTFEPVDHVDIISLYQRDMVDRFSGLGEKLKKLDRAVRVVVDSGNGTAGVVVPRILRQLSFDVVELYSEPDGTFPNHHPDPTLPEALQDLTDEVVRGGADVGIAFDGDADRIGVLDEKGRIIWGDMLLLILGLRIIDEWRGGGERGDPPLVISEVKASRLLYDGIEAAGGRSLMWKTGHSLIKAKMKETMAQAAGEMSGHLFFADRYFGYDDAPYAALRLLETYVEALSTGRCRHFSDLLRGLPGLYSTPEIRVSCEESGKFDTVARFAGLLADHRGSGKEPLIEDIVDIDGVRVLFTDGWGLLRASNTGPVLVMRFEGTDEKTVRRYRGLFDRLLGEAKGTV, translated from the coding sequence ATGGATAATTCTTTTCCTTTTCATATCTTCCGCAAGTACGATATCCGGGGCCGTTTCGGGACGGATATCAGTCGGCAGGTCGCTGCAAGGATCGGGTACGCTTTTACAGTGCTGTGCCGCGAGCGGACCGGCTCCGGTTCCCCCCTCATATCGGTCGGGATGGACGCCCGGGTCCACTCACCGGCTGTCAGGGAAGCGTTCGCGGCGGGTGTCGGCCAGGCGGGCGGACGCTGGGTGGACCTGGGTCTTTGTCCCACACCTTTGGTCTATTACAGCGCGTTCACCCTGGACACGGACGGGTTTGCCATGGTTACGGCCAGCCATAACCCGCCGCCGGACAACGGTTTCAAGCTGGGGATCGGAAAGAATACGATCCACTCCGGGGACATAAAACAGCTGGGCCAGGAGGCATCCGGGAGCCCTGATCTTCCCGACACGTCCACCTTCGAACCGGTCGATCACGTGGACATCATTTCCCTTTACCAGCGCGACATGGTGGACAGGTTTTCAGGGCTCGGGGAAAAGTTGAAAAAACTGGACCGGGCTGTCAGGGTCGTCGTGGACTCGGGAAACGGGACAGCGGGGGTGGTCGTACCACGAATCCTTCGCCAGTTATCTTTCGATGTGGTTGAGCTTTACAGTGAGCCGGACGGTACTTTCCCCAACCATCATCCCGATCCGACCCTCCCCGAGGCGCTGCAGGACCTTACTGATGAAGTCGTCCGCGGCGGCGCCGATGTCGGGATCGCTTTCGACGGGGATGCCGACCGTATCGGTGTCCTGGACGAAAAAGGGCGGATCATCTGGGGTGACATGCTTCTCCTTATCCTGGGTCTGCGGATCATCGACGAATGGCGCGGGGGAGGGGAGAGGGGCGACCCGCCCCTCGTGATCTCGGAGGTCAAGGCATCAAGGCTGCTCTACGACGGGATCGAGGCGGCCGGCGGCCGGTCCCTCATGTGGAAGACAGGGCACTCCCTCATCAAGGCGAAGATGAAGGAAACCATGGCCCAGGCGGCCGGGGAGATGAGCGGACACCTGTTCTTCGCCGACCGGTATTTCGGTTATGACGATGCCCCTTATGCGGCCCTTCGCCTGCTCGAAACCTATGTCGAGGCTCTTTCCACGGGCCGTTGCCGGCACTTTTCAGACCTTTTGAGAGGGCTTCCAGGGCTGTACAGCACCCCTGAGATCCGTGTTTCCTGTGAAGAGAGCGGGAAGTTCGACACGGTTGCGCGGTTTGCGGGATTGCTGGCCGATCACCGGGGCAGCGGAAAGGAGCCGCTCATCGAAGATATCGTCGATATCGACGGTGTTCGGGTGTTGTTCACCGACGGCTGGGGGCTGCTGCGCGCAAGCAATACGGGACCTGTCCTTGTCATGCGTTTCGAGGGGACCGACGAGAAAACGGTAAGACGTTACAGAGGACTTTTCGACCGGCTGCTGGGGGAGGCAAAAGGAACGGTTTGA
- a CDS encoding decaprenyl-phosphate phosphoribosyltransferase — MPYIRLLRLHQWIKNGFVLAPLVFAGRLLEMDSVVLALSGFTAYCFASSATYVFNDIFDRDQDRHHPFKCRRPVASGEVSVPAANVLGAGLLLTSILIAAGVGIPFLWTLLAYLALQVGYNVLFRNMVILDILVIALGFVLRAVAGTYAIDVVISPWLILCTLLIALFLGFAKRRQEIILLGKDAVQHRRILQSYSVPLLDQLIGIVTAATIVSYAIYTLSPDVTDRIGSPYMILTLPFVIYGIFRYLYLVHVMEKGGSPTRDFLTDGPLLVSTFLWGVVSAVLIYL; from the coding sequence ATGCCATATATTCGTCTCCTCAGGCTCCACCAGTGGATAAAGAACGGCTTCGTGCTGGCCCCGCTCGTCTTTGCGGGCAGGCTTCTGGAAATGGACTCCGTGGTCCTGGCCCTTTCAGGTTTCACGGCATACTGCTTCGCCTCCAGCGCCACATACGTCTTCAATGACATCTTCGATCGTGATCAGGATCGCCATCATCCCTTCAAGTGCCGGCGCCCCGTGGCTTCCGGGGAGGTGTCCGTTCCGGCTGCCAATGTCCTCGGTGCCGGCCTTCTCCTCACATCCATCCTCATCGCCGCCGGGGTGGGGATCCCGTTTCTCTGGACCCTGCTGGCCTATCTGGCCCTCCAGGTCGGTTACAATGTCCTGTTCAGGAACATGGTCATCCTTGATATCCTTGTCATCGCCCTCGGGTTCGTACTCCGTGCCGTAGCCGGCACCTACGCCATCGATGTTGTCATCTCGCCCTGGCTGATCCTGTGTACACTGCTCATCGCCCTGTTCCTGGGTTTTGCCAAGCGCCGCCAGGAGATCATCCTCCTTGGGAAAGACGCCGTACAGCACAGGAGGATCCTCCAAAGCTACTCAGTTCCCCTGCTGGACCAGCTCATCGGCATCGTCACGGCGGCCACCATCGTTTCCTACGCCATCTACACCCTTTCACCGGATGTGACGGATCGCATCGGGTCCCCTTACATGATCCTGACGCTTCCTTTTGTGATTTACGGCATTTTCCGGTACCTGTATCTTGTCCACGTGATGGAAAAGGGCGGCAGCCCAACCAGGGATTTTCTCACTGACGGCCCGCTGCTGGTGTCCACATTTCTCTGGGGCGTGGTGTCGGCTGTGCTGATATATCTTTAA
- a CDS encoding DUF362 domain-containing protein has protein sequence MERSKVVVLKTTPASVVADYGELMRRAGYREVIDPKIPTLLKLNLSWTKYYPACSSQPWQVHGVVKTMIDDGYERDRIIPIENKTVVTDPIKGAINNRWMKVLDEYGLKFTPLPDVKWVTHQFAGPLLKLHEIFPEGIEIPEMFLGKNVIHLPTVKTHGHSTTTGAIKNSFGGLLKTVRHYAHKYMHEVLVDLMIMQKELHPCIFAVMDGTVAGNGAGPRTMLPVEKDYILASSDSVAIDSVAASMMGFDPMSIPYLRMCHERGLGIADPARIEVEGEDIEGVNFGFTVKRSFVIWGDQLIRKGWLRPLEKILLHSPLVAWAPFASNVYHDIFWYPLIGMPEIRRFNRGKWGRLFESYR, from the coding sequence TTGGAAAGATCCAAGGTCGTCGTGCTGAAAACCACCCCTGCATCGGTCGTTGCCGACTACGGTGAACTGATGAGGCGTGCCGGGTACAGGGAGGTTATCGATCCCAAGATCCCCACGCTTCTGAAGCTTAACCTGTCATGGACGAAATATTATCCGGCGTGCTCTTCCCAGCCCTGGCAGGTTCACGGGGTCGTCAAGACCATGATCGACGACGGCTACGAGCGGGACAGGATCATCCCCATCGAGAACAAGACGGTGGTCACTGACCCGATCAAGGGAGCGATCAACAACAGGTGGATGAAGGTTCTTGACGAATATGGCCTGAAATTCACCCCCTTGCCCGACGTCAAGTGGGTCACGCACCAGTTCGCAGGGCCGCTGCTCAAGCTCCACGAGATCTTCCCGGAAGGGATCGAGATCCCGGAGATGTTCCTGGGCAAGAACGTCATTCACCTGCCAACGGTCAAGACCCACGGTCACAGCACGACGACCGGCGCCATCAAGAACTCTTTCGGGGGGCTGCTTAAAACCGTCAGGCATTACGCCCACAAATACATGCACGAGGTCCTGGTGGACCTGATGATCATGCAGAAGGAGCTGCACCCCTGCATTTTCGCCGTCATGGACGGGACGGTCGCCGGCAACGGTGCAGGTCCGAGAACCATGCTTCCTGTGGAGAAGGACTACATCCTGGCCAGTTCAGACAGTGTGGCCATCGACTCGGTCGCCGCCTCCATGATGGGTTTTGACCCCATGAGCATCCCTTATCTCAGGATGTGTCACGAGAGGGGATTGGGGATCGCCGACCCGGCCCGGATCGAGGTCGAGGGTGAGGATATTGAAGGGGTCAACTTCGGGTTTACCGTCAAGCGCAGCTTCGTGATCTGGGGTGACCAGCTCATCAGGAAGGGGTGGCTGCGTCCCCTGGAAAAGATCCTTCTTCATTCACCGCTGGTGGCGTGGGCTCCCTTCGCCTCCAACGTCTACCATGACATATTCTGGTACCCGCTGATCGGCATGCCGGAGATAAGGCGGTTCAACCGCGGCAAATGGGGTCGGCTTTTTGAGTCTTACCGCTAA
- a CDS encoding lysylphosphatidylglycerol synthase transmembrane domain-containing protein has translation MSLTAKPKRVWKGRNILLWTVLSAVIIFILISLISDLEALMKALAGFPRILLVPIAMLSLGNYILRYVKWHWYLKLMGYRIRRFPNFLVFLSGFALTVTPGKVGEFIKAFIVKERFQVPYTVSTAVLLMERFTDVAALVLLSCLGLLLRFLHWSAAVAAVFILFAFLMLLRNRSLVGWFILGMSRFKLLKRFTGPLRTFYEEGRVLLEPWVFVQSLILSLCAWFLEGLGYALVVWSFNVGISLTEGVFIYSAAILGGALTLFFGGLGATEGGMVGLGIAFGMSTPIAGASTVIIRVMTLWFAVLIGWSVFLTTPWLRSLLQAARIDEDEMTSEEIKIDKRKSV, from the coding sequence TTGAGTCTTACCGCTAAACCGAAACGGGTCTGGAAGGGCAGAAATATCCTTCTCTGGACCGTCCTTTCGGCGGTTATAATCTTTATCCTGATCAGCCTCATCTCCGATCTCGAGGCCCTGATGAAGGCTCTGGCAGGGTTTCCCCGGATCCTCCTCGTTCCCATCGCCATGTTGTCCCTGGGCAACTATATCCTGCGGTATGTCAAGTGGCACTGGTACCTGAAGCTCATGGGTTACAGGATCAGGAGGTTCCCCAACTTCCTGGTATTCCTGTCAGGATTTGCCCTGACGGTGACCCCGGGGAAGGTCGGGGAGTTCATCAAGGCGTTCATCGTCAAGGAAAGGTTCCAGGTGCCCTATACCGTGTCCACCGCGGTGCTGCTCATGGAGCGCTTTACAGACGTCGCAGCCCTCGTGTTGTTAAGCTGTCTTGGCCTTTTGCTGCGTTTCCTGCATTGGTCTGCGGCCGTGGCGGCTGTTTTCATCCTTTTCGCCTTTCTCATGCTCCTGAGGAACCGGTCTCTCGTGGGCTGGTTCATCCTGGGGATGAGCCGTTTCAAGCTCCTGAAGCGCTTTACAGGGCCCCTGAGGACCTTTTACGAAGAGGGGAGGGTGCTTTTGGAACCCTGGGTCTTCGTTCAGTCGCTGATCCTCAGTCTATGTGCCTGGTTCCTGGAAGGGCTCGGATATGCCCTTGTGGTCTGGAGTTTTAATGTCGGGATCTCCCTCACCGAAGGTGTGTTCATCTATTCGGCGGCCATCCTGGGCGGTGCCTTGACCCTGTTTTTCGGCGGATTGGGGGCCACCGAGGGCGGCATGGTGGGTCTCGGGATCGCCTTTGGCATGTCCACGCCCATCGCGGGGGCTTCGACCGTTATCATACGGGTGATGACCCTCTGGTTTGCGGTTCTCATCGGGTGGAGTGTGTTCCTGACCACCCCCTGGCTGCGCTCTCTTCTCCAGGCAGCGAGGATCGATGAGGACGAAATGACCAGTGAGGAGATCAAGATTGATAAGAGAAAAAGTGTCTAG
- the amrS gene encoding AmmeMemoRadiSam system radical SAM enzyme: MTTPALFQEKLPDGAVRCSLCAHRCRIVPGKRGICRVRENRGGTLFSLVYGKLVAASVDPIEKKPLYHFQPGSLSYSIATAGCNMSCTHCQNYQISLEAPKRDPIPGNRTTPEEVLQAAVRTGCRSISYTYTEPAVFMEFARDCGVLAHEEGLSNVFVTNGFMTGESTRFAGEFLDAANVDLKGATEEHYRKICGAALAPVLETIETLHEIGVWLEVTTLLIPGLNDDRGALEFIAGFIASVDTKIPWHISRFHPTYKMTDRPPTPVESLQLAEKIGQEAGLKYVYLGNVSLGEDITRCSACEETLLTRRGFCVAENRITEGGTCPGCGAEFDGIP; this comes from the coding sequence GCAGCCTGTGCGCCCACAGGTGCCGCATCGTCCCGGGGAAAAGGGGGATCTGTCGCGTCAGGGAGAACAGGGGAGGGACCCTGTTCAGCCTCGTCTACGGCAAGCTTGTGGCCGCCAGCGTGGACCCCATCGAGAAAAAACCGCTTTACCACTTCCAACCCGGGTCCCTTTCCTATTCCATCGCGACAGCCGGCTGCAACATGTCCTGCACCCACTGCCAGAACTACCAGATCAGTCTTGAAGCTCCGAAAAGAGACCCCATTCCCGGGAACCGGACGACCCCGGAGGAGGTGCTCCAGGCCGCCGTGAGGACCGGATGCAGGTCCATATCGTACACCTACACGGAGCCTGCCGTTTTCATGGAGTTCGCCAGGGATTGTGGTGTTCTGGCGCATGAAGAGGGGCTTTCCAACGTCTTCGTCACCAACGGGTTCATGACCGGGGAATCCACACGTTTCGCCGGAGAATTCCTCGATGCGGCTAATGTCGATCTCAAGGGGGCCACGGAGGAGCATTACAGGAAGATCTGCGGCGCTGCACTGGCGCCGGTACTCGAAACCATCGAGACCCTCCATGAGATCGGCGTCTGGCTGGAGGTCACGACCCTGCTCATCCCGGGCCTTAACGACGACAGGGGAGCCCTGGAGTTCATCGCCGGATTCATCGCATCGGTGGACACGAAGATCCCATGGCACATTTCCCGTTTTCACCCGACCTATAAAATGACCGACAGGCCGCCGACGCCGGTCGAATCACTGCAGTTGGCGGAAAAGATCGGGCAGGAAGCCGGTTTGAAGTACGTTTACCTGGGAAACGTCTCCCTGGGGGAGGATATCACCCGCTGCAGCGCCTGTGAGGAGACGCTTCTGACCAGAAGAGGGTTCTGTGTGGCCGAGAACAGGATAACGGAAGGGGGAACGTGTCCAGGGTGTGGTGCGGAATTTGATGGGATACCGTAA